Within the Dechloromonas denitrificans genome, the region ATTCATCATCAAGGGCCTGCAGAAACCGCTCGGCCTGAAGATGCGCTTCGAGACCTTCCGCAACCCGGCCGCCGGCACCCGCCGCCTCGACGAACTGTTGGCAGCCGGCGAAGTGGTCGGCATGCAGACCTCGGTATTCTGGCTACCCTACATGCCGGAAGACCTGCGCTTTCATTTCAATGCCCACAACGTGCTGGCCTTTGGCCGCGACACAGCGAGCGGCGACTACCAGCTGTCCGACCCGGTCTTTGAAGCGCCGGTCAGTTGCCCGGGCGAGGCGCTGCAAAAAGCGCGCTTCGCCAAAGGCGTGCTTGCCCCGAAAGGTCTGCTCTATTACGCCACCGGCAAGCCCTCGCAGCCCGATTGGGCGATAGTGATTCCGCAGGCCATCAAGAAAACGACGCGCATCATGCTCGACGCGCCGCTGCCGATCATCGGCGTGCGCGGCATCCGCCGGCTGGCCAATGCCGTCGAACGGCTGGCCGGGCAGAACGATCCGGCCCGGGCCAAGATGTTCATCGGCCAGGTGGTGCGCATGCAGGAAGAAATCGGCACCGGCGGCGGCGGTTTCCGCTTTATCTATGCCTCTTTCCTGCAGGAAGCGGCCGACCTGCTCGGCCGGCCGCGCCTCAACGAACTCGCCGACGCCCTGGTCGAGGTCGGTGACGAGTGGCGAGAATTCGCGCTGTCGGCCGCCCGCATGATCCGCGACCGCGAACCCCTGGTGCCGGCCAAACTGGCCGACCAGTTGCGCCGGATCGCCGACCACGAACAGACTTTTTTCCGCGACCTGCGCCGCGCCGCCTGATGCTGTCCATCGACAGCGTCTCCTACTGTTATCGTTCAGCCGCCACACCGGCCCTCCAGGGCGTTTCGCTGAACATTCCGGCCGGTGGCGTGTATGGCCTGCTGGGCCCGAACGGGGCCGGCAAGACGACGTTGATTTCGCTGCTCGCCGGCCTGCTGAGCGCCACCGACGGCCGGATTGCGGTGCGCGGCCAGCCGCTGGCCGCCGTCCGCGCCGCCAACCCGCGGGCCATAGCGCTGGTACCCCAGGATTACGCCTTCTACCCGATGCTCAGCGTCGGCGAGAACCTGCGTTTCTTTGCTGGCGCGCTTGGCCTGAAGGACAAGGAACTGCTCAGCCAGTGTGCCGCCGCCATCGCCTTCGCCCGCCTGGAACAGGTCACCGACAAGCGGGCCGAACAACTTTCCGGCGGCCTGCGCCGCCGGCTGAATCTGGCCATCGGCCTGCTTGGCCGGCCGCAACTGCTGCTGCTCGACGAGCCGACGGTCGGCGTCGATCCGCAATCGCGGCATTTCCTGCTCGATTCGATTGCCGCCCTGCCTGCCGCCGGCACGACGGTGATTTACACCAGCCATTACATGGAAGAGGTCGAGGCGATCTGCCAGCAGATCGCCATCATCGACCAAGGCTCCGTGCTGGCCGCGGGCTCGCTGGCCGACATCCTGCACAGCGCCGAGCCGTTGCTTGAACTGCATCTCGCCCAGCCACTGCCGGACGCCCTGGCCAGCCGCCATCAGGCGGTCGCCACGGCACCGCTGCACTATCTGCTGAAACCGCCGCACGGCAATGCCTCCTGGGCTGCTGCACTGCCCCGCCTGCTCGACGAACTGGCCGCGGCCGGCTGCGAAGTGCTCGATCTCAACCTCGGCCAGCACGATCTGGAACAGGTTTTCATGCGCCTGACCAAGCGCTCGCTGCGGGACTGAACCATGTCGCCGCGCCTGCTCGCCCTCTGGCTCAAGGAAACCATCGCACTGATCCGCGACCGGCACGGCCTGCTGGCGCTGTTCATCATGCCGACCATTTTCATCCTGGTGATGACCATGGCGCTGCGCGACACCTTTACGCCGGGCGCCACGATCGATGCCGCCTACGTCGTGGTCGATCTCGATCAAAGCCCCCATTCGCAGGCGCTGGTCAAACGTCTCGACAAAGGCGCCGCCTTCCGCCGGCTGGACAATGGCGGCGATGCCGATGCGGCGCGCCAGGGAATACTGGCCAGGCGCCAGGCGCTGGCGCTGGTCCTGCCGAAAGGCTTCGGCCAACGCCTGCTGATCCCGGCCGGCGCCGACGGCCAGCCGAGCGCAGCCCTGCAACTGTTGATCGACCCCGCCCTCAGCCCGGCCCTGCAACTCGCCTTCCGCAACCAGGTGATGGCCGCCCTCGGCGCGGTGCGGGCCGACGAACTGACGCAACGCGCCGGCAAGCTGTTCGGGCTGCCCGTCGCCCCCGGCGGCTCGGTCGAAAAAGACTGGCCCGACGAAATCCGCAGCATCGCCGTGCGCAGTGATCAAAGCGCCGGACTGCCCTCGTCGGTGCAGCAAAACGTGCCCGCCTGGCTGATCTTCGCGATGTTCTTCGTGGTCATTCCGGTCTCCTCGATCTTCATCATCGAACGCCAGCAGGGCACGCTGCAACGCCTGCGCGCCATCGGCCTGCCTTTTCACCTGATCCTCAGCGGCAAGCTGCTGCCCTTCTTCGTGGTCAATCAGCTCCAGGCGGTGATGATGGTGCTGGTCGGCATGTTCGTCGTGCCGCTGTTCGGCAGCGAGGCGCTCGAACTACCGGGCAGCCTGCCGCAGCTCCTCAACTGGTGGATCGTTTCGGCCGCCGTCAGCCTCGCCGCGGTGGCCTGGGCGCTGCTCATCGCCAGCCTTGCCAGGACAGCCGAACAGGCGACCATCGTCGGCGGCGTCGGCAACATCCTGATGGGCGCCATTGGCGGCATCATGGTCCCGAAATTCATCATGCCGGCCACCATGCAGAAACTGGCGGCCCTGTCGCCGATGGCCTGGGGGCTGGAAGGCTTCCATGTCGTGATGCTGCGCCACGGCAGCTTTGCCGACCTGCTGCCCAGCCTGGCCCAACTGCTGCTCTTTGCCGGCCTCTCGCTCACCCTTGCCGTCTGGCTCAATCACCGCGCCCTCGCTGCCCGCTCATGAATACCGCCCTGATCCTCGAACTGAAAACCCTGATCATCGAAGCCTGCGACAAGGATTGCGACCCGGCCAGCATCACCGACGACGAACTGCTGTTCGGCCCGGAAGCGCCGCTGCAGCTCGACTCGCTCGACGCCCTCCAGGTTTCGATGGCGATCAAGAAAAAGTACGGACTGCGCCTGCCGGACAGCAAGGAAACCCGCCGCATCCTGTCGAGCGTCGGCAACCTGGCCGAGCATCTCGCCGCCTGGCGCGCCAGCCAGCCATGAAGCGAGCGGTTTACCTCGCCGGCAGCGGCCTGCTCTGCGCCCGCGGTGACTCGCCCGGCCGCGTGGCGGCAGCGCTGTGGGACGGCGAATGCAGCAACGGCACGGCCCGCCTGGGCGAACGCCAATTCCCCTACTTCAGCCTGCCGCTCGCCGCCACCGACTGGCTGAGCCGCGCCGCAACGGCGGTTGGCAAGGTCGCCGCCCAGCTGGCTCCGACCGCACCGGACACGCCGCTGTTCATCGCCTCTTCGTCGTTCCAGATCGGCCACTTCGAGCAACTCGGCGCGCCGTTCGCCATACCGCTGGCCGCCGCCTCGTTCAGCACCACGCTGGCTGGGTGGCTGCAGCTCGACGGCCCGCGCTACAGTTTCTCGAACGCCTGCATCTCCGGCTTCTCCGCCCTCGATGCGGCGCGCAGCCTGATTGCCGGCGGCCAGATCGACGAAGCCATCGTCGTCGGCATTGAATTCGCCAACCGCAGCACGCTGGCCGGCTTTGCCGCAATGGAACTGCTGTCGCCCGCCGCTTGCCGGCCCTTCGACGTCCGCCGTGACGGCCTGGTGCTGGGTGAAGCGGTGGCCGCCGTCCGCCTTTCCGCAACGCCCCAGCGCTGGCGGATCAGCGGCCTGCGCACTGGCATCGACGCCTGGTCGACAACCGGCCCCGACCCAGCGGGCGGACCGATCGCCGCAGTCATGCGCGATTGCCTGAACGAGGCCGATCTCCAGCCAGCCGACATCGAGCTGATCAAGCTGCAGGCCGCCGGCTCGCCGGGCAGCGACCTCGCCGAAGCCAATGCGCTACGCCAGGTTTTCGGCAACCGGGTGCCGCCCCTGCTGTCGCTGAAACCGATGCTCGGCCATACGCTGGGCGCCAGCGGCATCGTCGAACTGGCCGCCCTGCTCGGCTGCCTCGATGCCGACAAGATCCCGGCGACCGCCGGGTTCACCAAGGTCGATCCGGAAATCGCGCTGTTTCCGCTGGTTGACCGCAGCAGCGCCCACATCGAGCGGGCGCTGCTCAATCTAGTCGGCTTCGGCGGCGGTCTGGCGACGATGATCATCGAGCGCCAGCGATGATCCATCTCCACGCCATCGTCAATCAGCACAACACCCCGGATACGCTGCCGGCTGCCGTCCGGGCCGCCCTCGGCAAACCGCTGCGCCGCGCCGCCGGCCTGACCCAGCTTGCCCTGCTCGGCGCGCTGGCCTGCCTTCCCGCCGGGCGCCGCGCCTTGCCGACCGCCCTGCTCTGGCAATCGACCAGCGGCCCGCGCCAGGAAACGCTGACCCTGCTCGACGAAACCTGCACCGGGGGTGGCGAGCCGATGCCCTACGATTTTCTCGCCACCCAGCCGGCGATTGCCGCCGCCCAGATCCAGCCCTTTCTGCCCGGCCTGCGCTCGGCCATGCACATCCCGCTCGATACCGCCGGGTTGGCCAACTGGTCGCTGCTGCTGGCGCTGGCCGGCAACTGGCTGGCCGAAGGGCGCTACGCCCAGGTGTTGTGCGCCCACCTCGACCACGGCCCGGCAGCGGCCGACGGCCACTGGCTGGTGGTCGGCAACGAAGCGCTTGAAAACTCGCCGGCCAGCCTGCACTTCAGCCAGCCTGATGCAGCCGCCGGCCTGCCCGACACGCCGGACTTTCCCGCCCGTCTCGCCGCGTGGCTCGAACAGCCCGCCAGCCCGACGCAACATCTGCTGTCGCCAGCCAACCCCCGGCTCGCAGTAGAATTCACCCGACTCTAATTCTTACAGGCCACGCCATGTCCCAATTCTCCTTT harbors:
- a CDS encoding BtrH N-terminal domain-containing protein; this translates as MMEFQHSQASHCESGVMSTMLRHQGLPISEPMAFGLSSAMSFAYLPIVKINGLPLVSYRMPPKFIIKGLQKPLGLKMRFETFRNPAAGTRRLDELLAAGEVVGMQTSVFWLPYMPEDLRFHFNAHNVLAFGRDTASGDYQLSDPVFEAPVSCPGEALQKARFAKGVLAPKGLLYYATGKPSQPDWAIVIPQAIKKTTRIMLDAPLPIIGVRGIRRLANAVERLAGQNDPARAKMFIGQVVRMQEEIGTGGGGFRFIYASFLQEAADLLGRPRLNELADALVEVGDEWREFALSAARMIRDREPLVPAKLADQLRRIADHEQTFFRDLRRAA
- a CDS encoding ABC transporter ATP-binding protein, giving the protein MLSIDSVSYCYRSAATPALQGVSLNIPAGGVYGLLGPNGAGKTTLISLLAGLLSATDGRIAVRGQPLAAVRAANPRAIALVPQDYAFYPMLSVGENLRFFAGALGLKDKELLSQCAAAIAFARLEQVTDKRAEQLSGGLRRRLNLAIGLLGRPQLLLLDEPTVGVDPQSRHFLLDSIAALPAAGTTVIYTSHYMEEVEAICQQIAIIDQGSVLAAGSLADILHSAEPLLELHLAQPLPDALASRHQAVATAPLHYLLKPPHGNASWAAALPRLLDELAAAGCEVLDLNLGQHDLEQVFMRLTKRSLRD
- a CDS encoding ABC transporter permease; amino-acid sequence: MSPRLLALWLKETIALIRDRHGLLALFIMPTIFILVMTMALRDTFTPGATIDAAYVVVDLDQSPHSQALVKRLDKGAAFRRLDNGGDADAARQGILARRQALALVLPKGFGQRLLIPAGADGQPSAALQLLIDPALSPALQLAFRNQVMAALGAVRADELTQRAGKLFGLPVAPGGSVEKDWPDEIRSIAVRSDQSAGLPSSVQQNVPAWLIFAMFFVVIPVSSIFIIERQQGTLQRLRAIGLPFHLILSGKLLPFFVVNQLQAVMMVLVGMFVVPLFGSEALELPGSLPQLLNWWIVSAAVSLAAVAWALLIASLARTAEQATIVGGVGNILMGAIGGIMVPKFIMPATMQKLAALSPMAWGLEGFHVVMLRHGSFADLLPSLAQLLLFAGLSLTLAVWLNHRALAARS
- a CDS encoding phosphopantetheine-binding protein; its protein translation is MNTALILELKTLIIEACDKDCDPASITDDELLFGPEAPLQLDSLDALQVSMAIKKKYGLRLPDSKETRRILSSVGNLAEHLAAWRASQP
- a CDS encoding beta-ketoacyl synthase N-terminal-like domain-containing protein → MKRAVYLAGSGLLCARGDSPGRVAAALWDGECSNGTARLGERQFPYFSLPLAATDWLSRAATAVGKVAAQLAPTAPDTPLFIASSSFQIGHFEQLGAPFAIPLAAASFSTTLAGWLQLDGPRYSFSNACISGFSALDAARSLIAGGQIDEAIVVGIEFANRSTLAGFAAMELLSPAACRPFDVRRDGLVLGEAVAAVRLSATPQRWRISGLRTGIDAWSTTGPDPAGGPIAAVMRDCLNEADLQPADIELIKLQAAGSPGSDLAEANALRQVFGNRVPPLLSLKPMLGHTLGASGIVELAALLGCLDADKIPATAGFTKVDPEIALFPLVDRSSAHIERALLNLVGFGGGLATMIIERQR